One Nostoc sp. CENA543 genomic window, TGGGAACCGTGATTGTTTACCAAATTTTGTATACAGAGGTAACAGATCATTTATCGGAATATGCTACTTTAAAAGCCATAGGTTATACCCACAAATATTTATTAGGTGTCATTCTCCAAGAGGCATTAATATTAGCCCTAATTGGTTACATTCCTGGGTGGGCTTTTACAATGTTCATGTATCAAACTGCTAGAAACGCTACATTATTACCTGTATTTATGAGTTTTGAGCGTGCTGTGACAGTTCTGATTTTAACATTTGTAATGTGTGTAGTGTCTGGTACAATCGCCGTGAGAAAATTAAACTCTGCCGACCCAGCAGATATTTTTTAGTCGAATTTTGCCTAAAATTTCAATTATAAATTTGACTTAAATACAGCAATATCAAGGTAAAAATGTGCTGATAAAGCTATAAATATTGTTTTAAATCACGAATCAGCATTTGAAATCATCACTATTAGCAAGTCAATTAACCATGAGAAAAGAACCTGTAATTGCCATTAGTAATCTCAATCATTATTATGGCAGAGGCGCGCTAAGAAGACAGATTTTATTTGATATCAATCTCGAAATTTATCCAGGAGAGATTGTGATTATGACTGGGCCATCAGGTTCAGGTAAAACTACACTATTGAGCTTAATCGGTGGTTTGCGTTCTGTACAAGAAGGCAGCCTAAAATTTTTGGGTGTGGAATTATTGGGTGCGAGTCAAAGTAAACTGGTGCAAATTCGGCGTAGCATCGGCTATATTTTTCAAGCCCACAATTTGCTAGGGTTTTTAACTGCAAGACAAAATGTACAGATGGCTGTGGAATTGAACGATCATGTTTCTCAAGAAGAAGCGATCGCTCAAGCAAAAGCCATGCTTACAGCTGTAGGATTAGAAAATCGGATTGATTATTATCCAGATAATATGTCTGGTGGGCAAAAACAAAGAATTGCGATCGCCCGTGCTTTGGTGAATAATCCCCCTCTAGTCTTAGCTGACGAACCAACAGCAGCCTTAGATAAACAATCAGGGCGTGATGTTGTCGAAATTATGCAGCGTCTCGCTAAAGAACAAGGAACATCTATTTTATTAGTCACCCATGATAACCGGATTTTAGACATCGCCGATCGCATCGTCGAAATGGAAGACGGAATCCTAGCTCGTGACTCCCAAAGCGCAGTCATCAGTTACGATGGTGGCGCATGGAGTGAGAAACCTTAAGGAAGAGAGCAGGGGAGCAGAGGGAGACAAGGGAGACAAGGTAGATAAGATAGACAAGGTAGAAGAAGTAGTTAATAGCTATTGACCATTGACTACTATCTAGCACCTGATGGCTTTTGTGGTGTGGAAGCATTGGGTTGGCGACTGGTGCGGAAAGTTACGTTCACACCTTCGTTAGATTGTTCTAACACTAATAGAGGTGTTGGTTTGGCTTTCTGATCCCAGTGCATCGTAGCAATGCGTCCTTGAATTGTCGGTTGCCAGTTGTCTTCTTCGTCTATGGGACTAAGATAGGTTTCAATGCAGTCAAT contains:
- a CDS encoding DevA family ABC transporter ATP-binding protein → MRKEPVIAISNLNHYYGRGALRRQILFDINLEIYPGEIVIMTGPSGSGKTTLLSLIGGLRSVQEGSLKFLGVELLGASQSKLVQIRRSIGYIFQAHNLLGFLTARQNVQMAVELNDHVSQEEAIAQAKAMLTAVGLENRIDYYPDNMSGGQKQRIAIARALVNNPPLVLADEPTAALDKQSGRDVVEIMQRLAKEQGTSILLVTHDNRILDIADRIVEMEDGILARDSQSAVISYDGGAWSEKP